GCATAGCAGGGCAAGCAGGGGTGGCACACCAGATGTGAAATGATCGATACCTCGAACACGTGATCCAAAGGACATAAAAATGGTTGTCTAGTCAAAGACCCCTGTAATATCCCTGGATGTCCAAACCACAGCTTATCCAACCTGCACCACAGGGGAGGCATTACCTAAAATCACAGATTAGAACAACGATCATGTAATGTGAGCGATAGCAGCACGTGTGTATAAACTAGATAAATTCTACAAAGCAAAAGGAAGAAAATCCAGTTTGGTACACAAAGATTACATGACCTTTTCTACACTACCCATAGGAAACAGTAGAATTTTTTGTATCATGCCAACCAAGAAGTGGGCCATTAAAAATTCTGACGCTGTATGACTTCGTGTTATAACCAATGGCTGATTCTAATATCATAAACTGAGTTATGTGGCCACAAGTCAGAATTTATCAAGTTTTAAGTTCAGTAACATACAATTGGTTCTTTTAAGATCTTGAACAGTAGCCTCATATCCACATTGTCTCCAGAACAGAAAGAATACCAGGTTGGTGGGGCTTAAATTATAATACACAAATATAATGGCATTGAGAGCAATTATTTCAAACTCCAAAAGAAACCACAAATCCAATTATCTTATTCACAACCCAGCAGAGCGTAGGATCACCTCCCTAAAACAGTAAGGAAATTGGAACTTTAGGTGTAATTATCTAATATTGCAAGTTTCACCCCTTTAATATCCATAAAGTCTCTGACCTTGCTAATACCAGCTTCCAATCTCATCTGGCCACACTCTATTAATTTTGTAGATCGTCGTCCATCACAACTAGAACTGCCTCATCTTACACCTCAGAGAAATCACCTTCAAACTTAAACTACAAGGATGGGCAACCTATAGATTATGATGTACGTAAACAACAGAGTACAATACAGTAAGGAGCACACGGACAATGAGCTAAAATCAAAGATGTGGACTATATCATGGAATACAAAAAATTAACTGGTACATTAACTAACTTGTTGCAACAACCTATTTAGATACTTGGAAAGCAGAAAATCTGTTATATGAAGTTTATCAATAGCAATGGCTTGATGACTAGTTAGACAAACTTTTTGCAGGTGCAGTAAGACCAGattgagattttattattattttgctcACTCTTCATTCTACAGAGCTCGTGAGACTAATGATGAGGCCCTGATATGGCAAACAGCTATTGCAGGAAGTGTCGAGGAGAGCCAatgaacaaaaattaaaattcacgGGAGACTACGTCGGATTTTGTGGTTCAAATATAGGACAAAGTAACAATGATCCGGAAAAATCactgaaaaaaatttcaagattaCACCAGCctcataataaatattttccaaacTAAGTGTGCCAAATTTTGTGATGTTCAAAGTTTCTAGCAGTTCTCACCAGTGTGCGACCCAACAATGATGCAATGGCTAGTGCAATCCTTATCTGTTTGATCTGAAGATTATCTTTTGATTATTAGTGAAGTACATGGTCGTTTCACAATCATACACAAATCAAAATCCACATGCACATACTTGGTAATTAACGAGAGCAAAGTGTGACTCAATGCTATGCTCTCCATCTAACATCAAGCTCTTTGGAATACTGGGTTTAAATGACAGGAATCCTCCTGCGTAAGATTTTCGAAAACGATGAACAACATGAGCATTTTTGGAAGACTCAGAAACAGGTAAGTTAAATGAAaacttaaaacaaaatttaaccTAGTTCACAGTACAGTTAAAATagacatttttttcttttaagaaATCCAATTTCATACATACATATCGAGTTCTTCGAATGAGAAAGCCAACACTTGCAAGCAGAAGATACCattgcatgaacttttaaagtTGGTAGGCTAATAAGTAGGTAGCTATTTATAAGGCTATATTCAATAGAAACTTTGTTTCAATAACTGTTATTTTTTTCACATACAAACTAATCGCTAGGAAGCTGCACAGAAAGCAAACATTTATATATTCTTTTGGATACTGTGAAATTGTTCAAAGTTGAAGCAGATAGCCGAAAAAATAAGAACCTGGTTTATCATAGTATTCTGGCGGATCATAGAAGACCATGGCTTCACGTAACCGATGTCGCTTCCCCTCAGTACCAGCATACTGGAATGTGGTATGCACAGCATATGGCTCCAATCTCAGTTGCTGATACATGGCCTGTCAAGTAGCACAACAATTTATTAATCCTCAATGTACATTCAACATTATAAAATCagtttaaaacaaaataaaatcgtTTATCCAGTAGGGCTCTTAACCTTTTTATTTTACTTCTTACATCTGCAATAACTAGGGTGGGGGTTGCCAAGGAATATACAAAAACCTGGACAAAGTAGGTATGCCCGCTGCAAAAGATACTTGCTGGCAAGAGACCCAGCTTAAGATTTCCATCATAAGCATATGCAAGTCCACTATCCTCATCTACAGATGGTCCTAGCTGCCTCCGAACAAGTTCATTGAACCCGCTCTGAtcccatattttttcatcagcTAGAAGCAATTCTTTCCATTCTTTTGTTAATTTCTTTGAAGAGTCAGTTGGTCTCCAGTGAAAAATTCCTATGTTATATGCAGAACCTGCAGTGGAAAACACAAAAAACAAATGAGAAATCATGAAATGTTGGATAAAGAATTAACATTCAAATTATTCCTACGAAACAGACTGGATAAAGATGTGAATGATGAAATctgttcaaaaaaatatttttcaggtaAACAAATTTCTCCTATGCTAAAACTGTAAAACCATAGCTTAATCTATTACAATCAATTCCCAGGAAAAAGGAcaataaaggaaaaaagaagagctaaaatattttatttgtccaTGGAAGTTGTACCTTGTCTCCAGTCATCCAACCTGTCATCAACAACCGTAGGTGCAACTAAATCGGTGGAAGTTAGAACGTCTGCTTCAGGGAAACGTGCAAGATAGGGAAGGGGATTCTGTTCATGAAAAAGTGCATGTACATTAAGCCATAGAGAGAATATTACTCAGTATACAAGGAGAGAATATAACATTGAGACTTGAAATAGCAAATCAATTATGTATGCATGCAGATGAAGCATGGAAAATCAAATAGGAACGTTCACATAGATATGCAAGCATGACACTGTGTATACAAATATTAGCTTAAATCAAAGACTGTATAATTATTCTTGTTGAAATTAGGCATCCAACATGGTTGTTAATTTGGGATATTTTGGTTAGAAAGAAGCTTATCCtttatttgtactttttaaattttatccaTTAGTATTGTCTATCATTAAAAACCAcaggtgtgtgtgtgtatatatatatatatgtatatatatatatctattatatatataaatatgtgactttatatgtgaatttccctttatctccttattaattgcatgctttacattaattgcttattttaaatatgtcatttctttctttttattcatattttacatatgtgtgattattagtatttaattttttatgtctactcacattataatatgttatttttatccaatgatatcttttcattatgtaaaattagtattttgtttttttatgcgtactcacattataatatgttatttttaatccaatgatttagattttttatttatcttttattatataaattaaattaattaaagtttagaaataactcattatcgaattgtgaattttctttggtgtcttactaatttttttaatgtcctCATGTGACAATttactagaatttatttaaattaaaattttttgcaaccgaaatttttttacgttttatatttataaattatttagataaaacacggtaaaagatcgttgtgatttgaGCCGTCAGTTTGGGTTAgacggtaaaagatcgttgtgatttgaGCCGTCAGTTTGGGTTAGGTCTGTCGGTTTGGCCTGCACTGTCAAACAGTTTaagtgagttgggttgaaattttgtcgactcatttaaagATGAGCCTTAATGAGCTTgcacgagtttatattaaataaataaatatatatatatataNNNNNNNNNNNNNNNNNNNNNNNNNNNNNNNNNNNNNNNNNNNNNNNNNNNNNNNNNNNNNNNNNNNNNNNNNNNNNTATAATATTTTcgattttcaatcatgaattcttgatataaaatgaaaaatatcagtttgatttcaaaattgtgatgttactattttgttcaaaaattgtgggttgttgagacattttgacagtcactcaaaattgagtgtcaaagtggacatttgagttgtatttttagATTTCTGACAATATGTttgtcaacatattatttttaagttaactTTGTCAGTATCGTGAGgggtaaatatatttattataatatataaatattatcatctctttaaattcatattcagtttcatgtttgacatattatgggtcttggtaaaatgaggaataataaattcaaataaacgAATACACAAAAGTCTGAGGCGAAACCAGAGTTATATGGTAGcagaaattaatatataaatttttagtaaatttatcgatgttaagatgtataacaaatcgtatatcataatatataaaatttcaaccttataaatgaaataaatcaaatatatatgaaatatacaaaattttattacatacatagtcaagtaatttattataattgtattttattctacaagaattctgttcaaactcagtgattgtggatttaacatctattaaatcagcaaactaaagagcgtgtcaattaactctaattgagtaatcatatattcttgaatttcttaattaattttttatcttgataatttgtttcatttaatattttaaattataagacaccattactataactaaagaaacattttttttaaatgttcataaggactcaatcactaactcatatggaaaaacatttatcgacatactatattgaaaacatctaattaattcagcgtatttgctgaaaattttctaattaattaagaaaaattcatttacaataatcatatttaatctttttgggctaacaccatttattttataagatattcatcgcaattctttatttgtatgttaatctttaaatctgaattatgatgtatattgtttttctaaaagttcttaaataatgatttaatacatttattagacacttcaatattaacattttaaaatatattaattttatattgtatgcgtgcaacacttctaatcatttcaataaaatttctaaaaatgaattaggtagaacataaaaaattacacaattaatcaaaagacagaaaataaaaactaaataattgtctattacctataaactactaataccgACTTCTAAAAACTGAAGTCGGTGAGAATGGAGGTCACTATGtactgaaaaaataaaaagtaaatgcttgaatgagtcacactgcaaagttagtgaAGTGACAAAGtgtgttaataaaaatattataatgggctaggttgaatgagactcatatatataagtatctcatttggtctcaccttatgttttgtcactgtacaaagtgaaaagtttatgcactgtagtgttccacattttcttaatttttctcttgatatcaaatttaatttcatcatctattggtctttaaagatatattaaaagtttttctaaacatctaatctttaatgtgatcaattaaccaaataattattatactttgtatacaataataaatagattaatatatttgaagataaaaaagtaatgtattgagataaataaaaaaagtaagTTAGAATTAATAGTATAATTATATaatgttaatattaaatttaacatcttacattcgaaaatgtgtttattgaggtaaagactatgatgataaactaaaaataataatttatttatcattgtaacgcaataataatgtgatcgttattcggaatcaaaaaatgatgtactttgactatttttttattaaattgtattaacaattctttcaatatttttagtggataaaatattttatttgcactgttaccataatctataggttttgataaaacagtaaacgcttgagcttacaattggtatcagagccaagatcgtgactttgattttcattgatttcaattggtacaattattaggagatagattgtttggtacaataattgtccacgaTGGGTAGGCGTTTGAAcagttgtatgatttaaagatttgacttgtataattaccatcagttatagtttttggtaaagtgacaaacgctcgatcctatattattcgattgtaaagctagaagaaacaggttgcatcaacttttagttttgaattgatcccttacatgttactcgatttttaaatttagaagtattctacagttttcaaatattattatatattgaattataatttatccctttcgaattggataaatatacaataaaactcgtgtaaatattattaacaaaaacatttaaatgaaatattggatttgtcgataatcaaaataagaaataaacaaattttgatccttgaatgagaaaaaagatatttaaataaagttataattgccacaatgaaataatgcacctacatgcatttatcactatattttgcaactaaaatgtcaaaaaaagttttcacatattatttttatatcatatttaaaataattatgaatcctaatttttattattttgagttggcctttgttatgaaaaatcattgtgaataaattgaatttgaaaattcttatatctatgtatatcacatattaatatatcaacctaagtccaggtaataaaaaactacaaaatgaacttattcatcttcaatgtacacaaattatatagtaaagatatatgacaattaagacaatgaagtagaatatatgttcacatataacaaaatatatagacaagaaaaacaataaataaaaatatttttctagatataaatatttttttataactttttatagtgagttggagaagataaaagagaaaaaatattaactcttttgggttacacaaaaaaatagtaatggaagaagtgtttgtcatacaatgaattcagtttccaaattaaatgtacactataaagttatatttaccgttcaaactttataaatgcaatgaatttttctcaagataattagggtacacaaatgttcccgttaagatatttaaataattaaaaaaattaaatatattatttttctggaggtAATACCAATatgattgtgctaattatacttatgagttaatatgaaatattaaaataagtgtttaagagtcagtaaaaagatgatttattgtcaaaaatattattattataaattgaaaataaataacaacatttaatcaatatttttttaaatcaatccatcagtattttttatgtgatgatagattgttataataattacgggtgagcattcggtcggttctgtTACTGACCAaaccgaattagtcataatCGGATCGAACCGcaatatttagcaataaccgaaccgaccgaattaattttcataaccgatgaaaatcgaaccgaattaaaatcggttaattcggttggtgaccgaattaaccgattagttttttttaaaaattatcatttaactttaattaaatatgtaatttttttgaatactacagtctacacaaatgcataaaaacataaaatcaaatacatcacaaatttttctttagaattagggctgattttaaaattaaaaattaaaaaatatattaaaattgataaataataaaatttttattaaataatagtatttattatatcggttaattcgattcgggctaaccgaattaaccgaatttttttaatttcaaaacctAATTTCCGAATTAACTCGGTTCGGTcgattaattcggtttaaccgaaattgtgctcacccctaataataatgtgtagtttatatgttatcaagtataagtgtctaataaattaaaggtgactaggaaagtaaaagcatccagtaaaaattgttgccaatttacatgaaagagaataataaatcaaacaacattgtaaataaaaaattgcatatcattgattgtcaaaaaagattataataattgaatattataataaaatatatgcattattgcgagaatatgacaaataacaaaagaaaacaatatgataaaaaagatatgagaaaaattttaatagtccaaatttttttttaaaattaaaaaaataatttttttccaaattagttacataagctaattaacacgaattgtcaaaatttacaatattattatcattatcttttgttgaattaactaattttatttcaaattctaattactTTAACATATGTTTTTCTTGTGCAACGCACGTGTTTTatttctagtatatatatatatatatatatgttgagaCAGAGTTAAATAATACAGGGTTGAAATCAAAAGAACCAAATAGCACTCACACCAAATTTCTACTTCCAAACCCCCCAAACGAGGAATTCAATTAAATAGAATATTTAAAAAGAAGTCTTCTATTTTAAGCTCACAATTATCCCTTTTTAACAGTAACAGAATATATAGAATCTTGGCGTAAGATCTAAAAGCAATGAAAAGACATGCATATACCCTCATTTAGTTAAAAGTTTACCAGGCGTAAGAACTGTTTGAAATTATGAGGCGGCACAAGGAGCAACACATGTGAAAGAGCTTATAGAAGAAGGTGAGTGCTTGATCATGAAGGTTACCTTTAACCAGACCATGTCAGTGTCGCACATCAGTAATTCAACTCCATAAAGTAAAAAAGAATCAATCAGAATAACCTTCTCTCTTCCCATCTTATGAAATGTTGTTGAACCCCATCCAACATCTATCGTGCTCATGTGACTACCCATGTCGAAAACCGGAACACCCTTCCAATAAAGAGCTTCCAACAACTTCGTGTCCATTGCACCTGAGTACATGAAGTTACTTAGCTTAGACTACGAAATGATTAACATGACAAAATATTCTTCAACACCGAAGAAAACTCACCAACAAGGAAGTTGTCGACATCAAGGTCCGACAAGCTTTTAACCCAAGTCATAATAAAATCCATGAATGCAAAGTTGCCAAAGGTCACCACTATAACGTTATCCTTAGCTCTTAGCTGAACCAGTTCCTTTGTTAACTGAAAGGTATTCAGAGGTGGCATTTTTGATCCAGGAGGAGGGGCCTTCCAAATGGGATTCAGAAATTTCCTTGGTGTTTGAATGGGCGTTGTTTCTTGTTGAGAAGAATTAACCGTTTGATTAATGAATCTTGAACTAACTTCTTCTATAACAGTGAGGGAATCaaagataaattaattagaCAAAGGTATTGAGAGAAACTGCCAATCCATATAATGATAGAGATGCATTCATTGTGCCACAGCAAGGTGTAAATGAAAGCTTCATAAACTACAAATCAAGAATGCTAAACAGATTTCTATGGTTCTCTTTGTTGTGTGAGTGCAAGATCAAAACACACACGCACAAAGTCTGTCAAGGAAAACAAAACAGCGGACAGAACAACATTTACTTCAAAAACTAATTAATACAGTGCAGCAAAATAGTTgggaatttaaagaaaattggaCCTTTTATAGAAACACTGACTTCCAAAAGGTGCTACGGAACTAATTCATGAAATCAGAATTTCAAGGGATATAGTGCATATCTTAAAGATTATACACTAGATGAAACACTCGCTATTGGCTTACTCAAGCACAAACATTCACACCTCTCAATCAAGATTCAACCTTTGACTAAAAGATTGTGGTCTTGACAAATTTCAAACTCTCACAATCgtccttaaaataaaacaataaagaaaaatcatattCCCGAATCAAATAATTCACGTGGAGAAAAATCACAGTCAAAAAATCAAACATCATCCTTCCAAATCAAGACATCGTACCCAATATTGATTCACCTATTTTTCTCAAAGCAATTACTACCATCAAACTCCATCACCAATACATTGCTCCTAGGTAATActcacatatatatttatgtatataagTATGGAAATATCAAAGAACTACACCACCATCCAAGTACAAGTATGAAAGCAGAAAATACTAAAACCCAATAAAATTGTCTACTTTTCATAATCAGCCTTGAAAAAAAAGAGCCATACCTACGTTACGGTATGCAGTTGAACTGGACAACCATGAAGAGGAGAAAGACCCTGAACTGGAGAAGACTGAGGAAAACACATAAAAGGATGAAACTAAAATTCCGATAATCACAGCGGTGTACACAGTCAGAAACAATGGCTTGGAGTGCGCCACCTCCTTCAATGGGTTCCAAGCCATTATCAATTTCCACAATTAATTTTCCCAGAAACCCAACAAGATAGAAGAAAcccaaaagaaaacaaaggatCGATCACTCTCttgagtaaaaataaaaaaaatcaatgggTTTTTCTTATTTATGATCCGGGTGATTTCTGGGTTGGGTTACGATTGAAATCTTGATTCAAATTCATTGAATTAGAGTCTTCATGATGctgaattattataaaataagtGTGAGCACGATGACTTTCTGTAGGAGAAAATTAGCTAAATGCTTGCTTGTCATCCGTAGTGTACGTCCATGGATGGCCTCACTTCTTATTTATTAAAACAAAGTTGAccctttttaaaattaattaataataattaaaaaaacatatcattcacctaattattattatatggaAAATAAATACCTACAgctcatttatattttttacttgaaaaaatttaaatacttttTTAACAACTATAGAAACATCGAGCTATCATACtatgaataataaataaacttcgGATTGACATAATAGACAATTGTTATACCTTTCGATGTATAATGAATAAATTTCGGGCTAGCACAATAGAAATCTGCAGCTGTTACTTTTCGATGTAAACcggataaatttatatttatttatttttacgatATGAGTAGGAATCTGCGACCATTCAATGTGCACTGAGTAAACTCTTACTTTTGTATGACAATGAAATTTACCGCCGTTATCTTTCGCTGTATATCGAATAAATCCCTTAGCCAACACAATAACCTGCCAATcagaataatcaagtaaaatatACTGGACAAATCATGTACGACAGATTCACCCGAAAAAATGTTTTCGAACTTCTAAAGTATTGATAAAATGTACACTAACTCTACCAACTTAGACAAACATATTATTTTGGACTTAATATTAAGTACCTTTACAGTTAGACAATCtcaaatctgaaaataaaatataattgttgCAATGAAGTTAAATATAAAGTGtttctaattaaattaaatgtatataAGAAAATGGTTTCATAATGCCTCCAAGAAGGCTGGTCGCTATTATTTGGAAGCAATTATAGAATGgcgattaaattaaattataactaATCATTCACTCATAACGCGTGTTTTGAaatgaattatataattaatagttGAATTATACAATTCATttgttattataatattaaatctcTCAAAACTACAAATGATTTTCGATaaaaatagtcttaaaaatcgaGACGTGTcctgaaatttaaatttgatattatgCAAGTGCCAAAAATATAAGATATTATGCAAGTGCCAAAAATATAAGATATTTGAACTAAGCAATTGTAGCTTAAAAATTAAAGTTCACCagatttcaaattatatattaaatggcaaaaacttgtatgagacggtctcacgggtcgtattttgtgagacagatctcttatttgggtcattcatgaaaaaatattactttttatgctaagagtattattttttattgtgaatatcataGGGTTGACCcctctcacagataaagattcgtgagactgtctcacaagagacctactcatattaAATTTAGATAGATCTGGTTAGtttggtttttttatttgtaattttttttttttaaatttgagtttgtctaatataattttattacaatgttgataaataaattttgattatttaaaattaaccaAACCCACCTAATACTGGCCAATGAGGCCTCGAATAATACAATCAGGCCCATAATAACTTCTTTCATGGTTAACTTTGGGCCTCCGCCCGCATGATAATCAGGCCCTTTATCATAGTTTGCATTCGTTTTTATATCGTTACATATATTCCACGGGCAAGCTCAATTGAACTTGGACCGTGATTCAAAAGCCCAACCTCCTGTTCGGCCCAATAATTTTTGCAGTGTAACACACTTGAAAAAAATAAGACCTAatttctcaaatatttttccCTACCAAATTACAATAACTACAAAAAAATGTACTAAAAACCCATCCAAATATATACATCAAAACATGAACTCAAATTCACATTAAAAAATGTGCTCGAAAACCATTCGAAAGTAAATAACATGCATGGGATCGCACACGTACCTCGAAATTTAGGTTGTGCTTAGACTTAtgaatttcatatatatttttgttatttagagAAGTAAggtcataaacttaaaatttaccGTTTAAATGTTTACatagtatttcatgttaaatatgatAGATTTCAAGTTCACCCAACCCAACGGTTGTGTCGGTTGAAATTCATTATACTTTGTGTTATTAATATGCAAATAAGTAGTGTATGAGTTTAACATCTGCTCTATTGTTTCATtgtaaacaataaaattataatcgaaatccatgaatttcaaattcatatgaTCAATACAATCTTAATGTTTTAATCAAAACTCGTCGAAATAATCAAATTCGAGCCAAATATTATGCATGTAATATAATAGGAATTGGAAACTTTCTCTAAAGCTCTATTTTTCGATCCAATTTGGATCCGACCATAAGATATTATCAAAACTAATATCTTTTTACATACTCAAAAGTCAAGACAGAATGTTATCGACAGGacgtttcaaaattttataataaatttgtcGGGTCAATGTTAGGTCTATATATAGTAATATATTATAAGGCCACAATAAGAATGTGGCACTTAATTAACAAATAGAAAGAGATATTTAACAGATGGAATCCAAAATCTGATGACACCTTTCACACAGATATCTGACATCtagaaatt
The DNA window shown above is from Primulina huaijiensis isolate GDHJ02 chromosome 12, ASM1229523v2, whole genome shotgun sequence and carries:
- the LOC140989985 gene encoding arabinosyltransferase XEG113-like isoform X1 translates to MAWNPLKEVAHSKPLFLTVYTAVIIGILVSSFYVFSSVFSSSGSFSSSWLSSSTAYRNVEEVSSRFINQTVNSSQQETTPIQTPRKFLNPIWKAPPPGSKMPPLNTFQLTKELVQLRAKDNVIVVTFGNFAFMDFIMTWVKSLSDLDVDNFLVGAMDTKLLEALYWKGVPVFDMGSHMSTIDVGWGSTTFHKMGREKVILIDSFLLYGVELLMCDTDMVWLKNPLPYLARFPEADVLTSTDLVAPTVVDDRLDDWRQGSAYNIGIFHWRPTDSSKKLTKEWKELLLADEKIWDQSGFNELVRRQLGPSVDEDSGLAYAYDGNLKLGLLPASIFCSGHTYFVQAMYQQLRLEPYAVHTTFQYAGTEGKRHRLREAMVFYDPPEYYDKPGGFLSFKPSIPKSLMLDGEHSIESHFALVNYQIKQIRIALAIASLLGRTLVMPPLWCRLDKLWFGHPGILQGSLTRQPFLCPLDHVFEVNTILKQLPEEEFGANIDIREYSFLENPSLPKQVKESWLDVHLCQQGSKGCEVSNRTSQTGILKFPKQSSEETFKALFSSFKDVKVIHFSSMQDAFLGFTDKTREEKFRKRVKRYTGIWCCVQNHQPGHIYYNIYWDEKPGWKPIPPQTSADDHPPF
- the LOC140989985 gene encoding arabinosyltransferase XEG113-like isoform X2, with the protein product MAWNPLKEVAHSKPLFLTVYTAVIIGILVSSFYVFSSVFSSSGSFSSSWLSSSTAYRNVEVSSRFINQTVNSSQQETTPIQTPRKFLNPIWKAPPPGSKMPPLNTFQLTKELVQLRAKDNVIVVTFGNFAFMDFIMTWVKSLSDLDVDNFLVGAMDTKLLEALYWKGVPVFDMGSHMSTIDVGWGSTTFHKMGREKVILIDSFLLYGVELLMCDTDMVWLKNPLPYLARFPEADVLTSTDLVAPTVVDDRLDDWRQGSAYNIGIFHWRPTDSSKKLTKEWKELLLADEKIWDQSGFNELVRRQLGPSVDEDSGLAYAYDGNLKLGLLPASIFCSGHTYFVQAMYQQLRLEPYAVHTTFQYAGTEGKRHRLREAMVFYDPPEYYDKPGGFLSFKPSIPKSLMLDGEHSIESHFALVNYQIKQIRIALAIASLLGRTLVMPPLWCRLDKLWFGHPGILQGSLTRQPFLCPLDHVFEVNTILKQLPEEEFGANIDIREYSFLENPSLPKQVKESWLDVHLCQQGSKGCEVSNRTSQTGILKFPKQSSEETFKALFSSFKDVKVIHFSSMQDAFLGFTDKTREEKFRKRVKRYTGIWCCVQNHQPGHIYYNIYWDEKPGWKPIPPQTSADDHPPF